A stretch of the Candidatus Margulisiibacteriota bacterium genome encodes the following:
- a CDS encoding PfkB family carbohydrate kinase, which translates to MSITIVGSVAFDTLHSHEGTRERILGGSAVYAGIAASNYAPSSIIGVVGKDFPNDYLDLLKSRKINIQDIQVLEGKTFHWTGSYLEDLNKAKTISTEIGVLGNFHPALTRDTSNSCFLFLANNDPDILLEAIHQSRCKYIALDTMNLWIETKRDLLLQALQYADIFFINDGEIRLLKDNMNIIKTSAWMFENFQNLKYLIVKKGEYGATIFGRKPDEYFTIGAYPLHLVKDPTGAGDTFAGSFLGYICKKGSFDWATMKEALLVGTVNASFTVEEFGLDKLLSISVNDIEKRMDLLKKYSTL; encoded by the coding sequence ATGAGTATTACAATAGTCGGTTCGGTTGCTTTTGATACATTACATTCTCATGAAGGTACTCGCGAAAGAATATTGGGCGGATCAGCCGTATACGCAGGGATAGCCGCAAGCAACTATGCTCCCAGCTCGATAATAGGCGTTGTGGGGAAGGATTTCCCCAATGACTACCTGGATTTATTGAAAAGCAGAAAAATCAATATACAGGACATTCAAGTGTTGGAAGGCAAAACTTTCCATTGGACAGGGAGCTACCTGGAAGATTTGAATAAAGCCAAAACTATCAGCACAGAAATAGGTGTTCTGGGTAATTTTCATCCGGCCTTAACCCGGGATACTTCCAATAGTTGTTTTCTTTTTCTGGCCAATAATGATCCCGATATTCTGCTTGAAGCCATTCATCAGTCCAGATGCAAATATATAGCCCTGGATACAATGAACCTCTGGATAGAGACCAAGCGTGATTTGCTTTTACAGGCACTCCAGTACGCTGATATATTTTTTATAAATGACGGCGAGATAAGGCTCTTAAAAGATAATATGAATATTATTAAAACATCTGCCTGGATGTTTGAGAATTTTCAGAACCTTAAATATCTCATCGTAAAAAAGGGTGAATATGGAGCTACAATTTTCGGCCGCAAGCCCGATGAATATTTTACAATCGGAGCGTACCCCCTACATTTGGTTAAGGATCCTACCGGAGCCGGAGATACTTTTGCCGGCAGCTTTCTGGGTTACATCTGCAAAAAAGGTTCGTTTGACTGGGCAACCATGAAAGAAGCTTTGCTGGTGGGAACTGTGAACGCGTCTTTTACCGTAGAAGAATTCGGCCTGGATAAATTATTAAGCATCTCTGTTAACGATATAGAAAAAAGAATGGACCTGCTTAAGAAATATTCAACTTTATAA
- a CDS encoding GIY-YIG nuclease family protein encodes MYNKKCKIWKVGQTKAMVERLEAHNAGRVKSTKAYKPYEILYCEEVESRKEAMRKEKQVKNLKSTNRILEYINKNIQRCPDCPESHV; translated from the coding sequence ATATATAATAAAAAGTGTAAAATATGGAAAGTAGGGCAAACCAAAGCAATGGTTGAGCGTCTGGAAGCACATAATGCCGGACGAGTTAAGTCAACTAAAGCTTATAAGCCCTATGAGATATTGTATTGTGAAGAAGTAGAATCTCGCAAAGAAGCTATGAGAAAAGAGAAGCAAGTAAAAAATTTAAAAAGTACCAATAGAATATTGGAATATATAAACAAAAATATACAGAGATGTCCGGATTGTCCCGAGAGTCATGTATAA
- the ahcY gene encoding adenosylhomocysteinase: MDYKIADISLAEWGRKEIEMAEHEMPGLMSVRAKYASSKPLKGVRITGSLHMTIQTAVLIETLVALGAEVRWCSCNIFSTQDHAAAAIAKAGVAVFAWKGENLKDYWWCTEQAISFAEGKGPQMVVDDGGDVTLMVHRGYAAESDAAILDKPAFGEDEKQLNLKLKEMLKKDNNYWHKLVKNWKGVSEETTTGVHRLYQMMERGELLVPAINVNDSVTKSKFDNIYGCRESLVDGIRRATDIMLAGKIAVVCGFGDVGKGSAQSLQSSKARVIVTEIDPICALQACMAGYDVKTVEDTLGLADIYVTTTGNRDIITIEHMAKMKDQAIVCNIGHFDNEIQVEQLENYPGIKKVNIKPQVDKYVFPDGHEIFLLAEGRLVNLGCATGHPSFVMSNSFTNQVLAQIELWTKDYKIGVYCLPKSLDEEVARLHLDKLGAKLTVLSKNQADYIGVDINGPYKPEHYRY, from the coding sequence ATGGATTATAAAATAGCTGATATAAGTTTGGCCGAATGGGGCCGTAAAGAAATAGAAATGGCAGAGCATGAGATGCCCGGACTTATGTCTGTGAGGGCCAAATATGCTTCAAGTAAACCCTTAAAAGGTGTACGTATCACCGGTTCGCTGCATATGACCATTCAAACCGCTGTGCTTATTGAAACACTTGTTGCGCTGGGTGCTGAGGTGCGTTGGTGTTCCTGTAACATTTTTTCAACCCAGGACCATGCCGCTGCCGCGATTGCCAAAGCCGGCGTTGCAGTATTTGCCTGGAAGGGCGAGAACCTCAAAGATTACTGGTGGTGTACTGAACAGGCTATAAGTTTCGCCGAAGGAAAAGGACCGCAAATGGTTGTAGATGACGGTGGAGATGTTACGCTTATGGTGCATCGTGGTTATGCAGCAGAAAGCGATGCCGCTATTCTCGACAAACCGGCGTTTGGCGAGGATGAGAAACAGCTAAACCTCAAATTGAAAGAAATGCTTAAGAAAGATAATAATTACTGGCACAAGCTGGTTAAAAATTGGAAGGGCGTTTCCGAAGAAACCACTACAGGGGTTCACAGACTCTACCAGATGATGGAAAGAGGAGAACTGCTGGTTCCGGCAATTAATGTAAATGACAGCGTTACCAAATCAAAATTCGACAACATTTATGGTTGCAGAGAATCGTTAGTTGATGGTATCCGAAGAGCTACAGATATCATGCTGGCAGGAAAAATCGCGGTTGTCTGCGGTTTCGGCGATGTGGGCAAGGGTTCTGCCCAATCTTTGCAGTCCAGTAAAGCCCGGGTTATTGTTACCGAGATTGACCCGATCTGCGCTTTGCAGGCTTGCATGGCAGGATATGATGTGAAAACCGTAGAGGATACCTTGGGGCTTGCCGATATATACGTAACCACAACTGGCAATCGCGATATCATAACCATTGAACATATGGCTAAAATGAAAGACCAGGCCATTGTCTGCAACATCGGGCATTTTGATAACGAAATACAGGTTGAACAGCTGGAAAATTATCCTGGAATAAAAAAGGTAAACATAAAACCTCAGGTAGATAAATATGTATTCCCTGACGGTCATGAAATATTCTTACTGGCTGAAGGCCGTCTGGTAAACCTGGGCTGTGCTACCGGGCATCCGTCTTTTGTAATGAGCAATTCTTTTACCAATCAGGTGCTAGCTCAAATTGAGCTGTGGACCAAAGATTATAAAATCGGGGTATATTGTCTTCCGAAGAGCCTGGATGAGGAAGTTGCCAGACTGCATCTGGATAAACTGGGTGCCAAGCTTACTGTTCTCAGCAAAAATCAGGCTGATTACATTGGCGTGGATATAAATGGCCCATACAAACCCGAACATTATAGATACTAA
- the mtaB gene encoding tRNA (N(6)-L-threonylcarbamoyladenosine(37)-C(2))-methylthiotransferase MtaB, with translation MKFHIITLGCKVNQAESEQAGELLAAYGHEYITLNDKPDLVIVNTCSVTHIADRKSRQMISRALSQNPQANIIITGCSIENEGAKLPAIKNSQVVLKNNLLEVIKEYNPKKINIEGHAFQTNINKTRKMVMVQNGCNYFCSYCVVPYVRSRIYSIPAEKVLDDIRQLVNKGVKEIVLTGINLGTYSSTMDLYGLVQNILQLEGDFRLRLSSLEPNLISDKIVSLVQENSRIAPHLHIPMQGTTNKILKAMERKYTLEQYLKLVERIRSKNITLTTDLIIGFPGESDKDFEQTVKIIEKGIFMDIHLFMYSLRNGTKAAGFKNHVPYATKKARMDVALKKVREGKKKFLRNFINKNVTVLIEQEKNGWYYGFSEHYFKVKIKKQKNNLVNEFVNVNVKDIIDDGRQIVAIAEQI, from the coding sequence TTGAAGTTTCATATCATAACTCTGGGCTGTAAGGTAAATCAGGCCGAAAGCGAGCAGGCCGGAGAGCTACTTGCCGCTTATGGTCATGAATATATCACGCTTAACGACAAACCGGATTTGGTTATAGTTAACACCTGTTCTGTAACTCATATAGCTGACCGCAAAAGCCGTCAGATGATTAGCCGTGCGCTTTCTCAAAATCCGCAGGCCAATATTATTATCACCGGCTGCTCCATAGAAAATGAAGGAGCCAAATTGCCTGCCATAAAAAATAGTCAGGTTGTTTTGAAGAACAATCTTTTAGAAGTTATCAAGGAATATAATCCAAAAAAAATAAATATTGAAGGCCATGCTTTTCAAACAAATATTAACAAAACCAGAAAAATGGTAATGGTGCAAAACGGCTGTAATTATTTCTGCAGCTACTGTGTAGTGCCATATGTGCGCAGCAGGATTTATTCCATACCCGCCGAAAAAGTGCTTGATGATATCCGGCAGTTGGTGAACAAAGGTGTCAAAGAGATCGTGCTTACCGGTATAAATCTGGGCACCTATTCTTCAACAATGGATCTATACGGGCTTGTGCAAAACATATTGCAACTGGAAGGTGATTTTAGATTAAGATTAAGTTCTCTTGAGCCGAATCTAATCAGCGACAAAATTGTATCTCTGGTGCAGGAAAATTCAAGAATTGCGCCGCATTTGCATATTCCTATGCAGGGAACAACCAACAAAATATTGAAAGCTATGGAAAGAAAATATACCCTGGAGCAATATCTCAAATTGGTTGAAAGAATAAGAAGTAAAAATATAACTTTAACTACCGATTTAATTATAGGGTTCCCCGGAGAAAGTGACAAAGATTTCGAGCAAACCGTAAAAATAATCGAAAAGGGTATTTTTATGGATATACATTTGTTCATGTATTCTCTGCGAAATGGCACAAAAGCCGCCGGATTTAAAAATCATGTACCTTACGCCACAAAAAAGGCAAGAATGGATGTAGCTTTAAAAAAAGTAAGAGAAGGAAAAAAGAAATTTTTGCGGAATTTTATCAACAAAAATGTAACCGTACTGATTGAACAGGAGAAAAACGGCTGGTATTATGGATTTTCAGAGCACTACTTTAAAGTTAAAATAAAGAAACAGAAAAATAACCTTGTTAATGAATTTGTAAATGTAAACGTAAAAGATATTATTGATGATGGCAGACAAATAGTTGCCATTGCTGAGCAAATATAG
- a CDS encoding HAMP domain-containing sensor histidine kinase, whose translation MNDVLDKEEIFNQIIHDLKSPLAAILGLSEVFLRVLAGDLNEKQKEVIKKIGNHGRFALELIEDILDIENISSGKLQIEKTSVALKPFIEDIIQGHIIMAAEKNLQLNVQIPENIMVEVDERRMKQVLNNLINNALKFSHRGSNIDISAREDEHSIYIEVRDFGIGIKKEEIQLLFKPFSQLSNKPTANEKSTGLGLSIVRKLVELHNGEIFVDSEENKGSTFTIKLNKVSLPLQ comes from the coding sequence ATGAACGATGTTTTGGACAAAGAAGAGATATTTAATCAGATTATCCATGATTTAAAAAGTCCTCTGGCGGCAATATTGGGGCTAAGTGAAGTCTTTTTAAGGGTGCTCGCCGGAGACCTGAATGAAAAACAGAAAGAAGTAATTAAAAAAATCGGCAATCATGGAAGATTCGCTTTGGAACTCATTGAAGATATCCTGGATATAGAAAATATCAGCAGCGGTAAATTGCAGATAGAAAAAACATCGGTGGCCCTGAAACCGTTTATTGAAGATATTATTCAGGGACACATTATAATGGCTGCGGAAAAAAATTTACAATTGAATGTTCAGATCCCGGAAAATATTATGGTTGAAGTTGACGAAAGAAGGATGAAACAGGTTCTGAATAATTTGATCAATAACGCTTTGAAATTTTCACACCGGGGCTCAAATATTGATATTTCGGCCAGAGAAGATGAACACTCCATTTATATAGAAGTACGTGATTTCGGGATTGGAATAAAAAAAGAGGAAATACAGCTTCTTTTTAAACCCTTCTCTCAATTAAGCAATAAACCCACAGCCAATGAAAAAAGTACAGGACTAGGGCTCAGCATAGTTCGCAAGCTAGTAGAGCTGCATAATGGGGAAATCTTTGTGGACAGCGAGGAAAATAAAGGAAGTACTTTTACAATTAAATTAAATAAGGTATCATTACCGTTGCAATGA
- a CDS encoding 4-oxalocrotonate tautomerase family protein, translated as MPYINVKVAGKLKKKQKEDIAKGICELLEVVADKPKNSTYVVFDEVDRENWAVGESLLA; from the coding sequence ATGCCTTACATAAATGTTAAAGTTGCCGGAAAGCTTAAAAAAAAGCAAAAAGAAGATATAGCCAAAGGAATATGCGAGTTGCTGGAGGTAGTCGCGGATAAACCTAAAAATTCAACTTATGTTGTTTTTGATGAGGTTGATCGCGAAAACTGGGCCGTAGGAGAATCGTTATTAGCCTGA
- a CDS encoding sigma-54 dependent transcriptional regulator has translation MEKALIKKEKDFFNLWMEELSLRNSSLLNNEFFARNSKNLAKSIFESSQHLKDSLTTEEFISIAQVLQVIVTLQKNNFSNKDIIAYLESLLSATQKAFSKKKHDEIIKFQKLLNQLLVFINNQQEQQLLLKEEINYLETKAAENILSMVGSFVTINKLINEMKPVLDNDVSVLIEGETGTGKELMARAIYANGKYKDGPFIALNCAAIPEDLMESEMFGYKKGAFTDASGDKPGKIELANNGVLFLDEVYELSSKLQAKLLRVLQDKTVVRIGESRERKIQLKLICTSNKNLKNLVEQDKFREDLFYRINVYTITLPPLRERQEDIVPLAEYFLKLRGREFNKKVTAFSRAAFNLMHKYRWPGNVRELDNVVTRAILKANSEIIDVQDLDIYLTVPEQSSGGTGLSLKNMEKIQIEFVLGKNKGNIVKTAKELGITRATLYNKLKEYGL, from the coding sequence ATGGAAAAAGCACTGATTAAAAAAGAAAAAGATTTTTTTAACCTCTGGATGGAGGAGCTGAGTCTTCGAAATTCCTCCTTGTTAAATAATGAATTTTTTGCCAGAAACTCAAAAAATCTGGCCAAAAGTATCTTTGAAAGCAGTCAACATCTGAAAGATTCTTTAACCACCGAAGAATTTATATCCATTGCTCAGGTACTGCAGGTAATCGTCACCCTGCAGAAAAACAATTTCAGCAACAAAGACATAATCGCTTATCTGGAATCTCTTCTGAGCGCCACGCAAAAGGCTTTTTCTAAAAAAAAGCATGATGAAATAATAAAGTTTCAAAAATTGCTTAACCAGCTGCTGGTTTTCATTAATAATCAGCAGGAGCAGCAATTACTGTTGAAAGAAGAAATCAATTACCTGGAAACCAAAGCCGCGGAAAATATTCTTTCCATGGTCGGTTCCTTTGTTACAATAAACAAGCTGATAAATGAAATGAAACCGGTACTGGATAACGATGTTTCGGTTTTAATTGAAGGTGAAACGGGTACAGGAAAAGAGCTTATGGCCAGAGCTATCTATGCCAATGGCAAATATAAGGATGGGCCGTTCATTGCTTTGAATTGCGCAGCTATTCCTGAGGATTTAATGGAAAGCGAAATGTTCGGTTATAAAAAGGGGGCTTTTACCGACGCTTCCGGAGACAAGCCCGGGAAAATAGAACTGGCTAACAACGGAGTATTATTTCTGGATGAAGTGTATGAACTGTCTTCCAAACTTCAGGCCAAACTGCTAAGAGTATTGCAGGACAAGACCGTAGTGAGAATAGGCGAATCCCGGGAAAGAAAAATTCAGCTGAAATTAATATGTACGTCCAATAAAAATCTGAAAAATCTTGTAGAACAGGATAAATTCAGGGAAGATCTGTTTTACAGAATAAACGTTTATACCATAACCCTGCCGCCGCTCAGAGAAAGGCAGGAAGATATAGTTCCTTTGGCTGAATATTTTTTAAAACTACGCGGAAGAGAATTTAATAAAAAAGTAACAGCTTTTTCCAGAGCAGCATTTAATTTGATGCATAAATACAGGTGGCCAGGCAATGTGCGGGAACTGGATAATGTAGTAACCCGGGCAATTTTGAAGGCAAATTCCGAAATAATTGATGTCCAGGATCTGGATATCTATCTCACTGTCCCTGAACAGTCATCAGGTGGCACAGGATTATCTTTGAAGAACATGGAAAAGATCCAGATTGAGTTTGTTCTGGGGAAAAATAAAGGTAATATTGTGAAAACCGCAAAGGAACTGGGGATTACCAGGGCTACTTTATATAATAAACTAAAAGAATACGGTCTTTAA